In the Budorcas taxicolor isolate Tak-1 chromosome 1, Takin1.1, whole genome shotgun sequence genome, TTGGCTGGAGAAGGACCCAGTTTTAAATCCTTGACAAATTTCGTTTCAACTGGGATTTGAAAGCAAAACCTATTCGATCCTACCCTATCCTCTTTTTGGATTCCCGTGGAGCGGTTTGGGCCGGACCCCTTTATTCCGCCCTCTGCAGCCCCCGGCCTTCATCCCAGCCATGGGCGAGAGGCAAAGTCCAGTATGAGGCATCTGATCCCCGGGGGCGCCGGCTCTTAAAAGAGGCCAGTCGCCTGACAGTATCTGCTGGCGGACCCAAAAAACTACCCGTCCAGCAGCGAGGAGATGGGACCAGCCTCCCTCCCCTGAACGACCAGTCCTCGCGGGCCCGGCTCAGGGGCGATCGGGAGCGATCTCAAGAAACGGGGCTTGCGGGGAGGTTCCAACCAGGGAAACCTCCGCCCCAGGTGCTCTAGGCGCTGGGACCTTCCACCGGTGGCCACCAAAGGCATCGTGAGCGAGTGGGCCCGGGGCGGGGGACCATCCACCACGTCCTCACTCGTAGCGTTCCGGATGCGCGCTCTGCTGTGAGCCGGAGGACTGGAAGGTGGCAAAACGTTCTCTCCTCTTCCTTGATCGGGAAAGGCCGAAGCCTTTTTACCTTTTGTCCCCAAACCTTCTCTTAAGAGCCACGTCCTAAATTTGCCTTGCAGTTTTGGATTTTGAGGAACCCGATAGCAGCGAGAAAACAGAGGCGGGAGTCAGGATTAGGAAGCACTAGACCAAAGCGCGGCTGGCGACAGCCTCGCTCCAGGCAGGCAGTTCCCAGCACCTGACTTTTTGCAGTTCAAGGCCGGCGGGGGTGGAGCCGGGGGAGGGTCGTGCGTAgagcagggaagggagagaagggttAGTGGAACCCCCGCCACAAGCGCCCGCAGCGCTCTGCCGGGAACCACATGGCGATGCCGGGCCGAGGGGGCCTCGCGTCGCTGGTCCGCAGACGGATGCGGGTGGACGACCGCCCCTCAgcagagagaaaatggaatcGCTTCAGGACGCGGGGACCTAAGCGCCCGGACTCCCAGCCGGAGGCACGGGTCTCACCCGGGAGGCCCAAAGTTCGGCGCTGCACGGAGgaaaatttttcactttcaacGAACCTAATTCTCAACCCAATAGAAAAGGAGTTACGGGTTAggcctcagaaaataaaaataaaaacaggtgaGGAGGAGCACGCCGAGGAGGTGCTCAGAACGTGTTTTAAAGAGAATGTTTGTTAGGGGGGAGAAAAATGGGCCAACAACCCTCTCAACCTTTCTCTAGGACAAAACCAGCGGAGCGGTCCCCAAATCCAGACCAGAAGGATGGAGTCCGGCCGCCCGCTTTTCCCAGACGGCTCCCGGCACCTCCTTCCACAAGGCTGGAAAACACCCGACTtactcaattttatttaaaatctcaaCACTCggtcatttatttcatttttttttgcaaccaaacaagtaataaatattatttagcacttttatctttttacaaaaataaaacagatgataCACTCTCTGCAAGGGGCAGCGATCGGAGAGGGGATGTTACGTGGCCGACGCTGTGAAGCCCATATTGCAACTCTGCAAGCCGAGGCGGTTAGCGCGGAGGGAGGAAGCACGTGGAAAGAGTTTGTCATTTGTGTTAAGCTGGCAAAAAGAAACCAATATAGAAGAAACCTGGCTTagactggggagggtgggggaagtgGCAGTCACGTGAGCAATCAGCTTAGCAGCACGCACTTACCTCATTATTGATCTATTTACACAtcccaaagagaagaaagaaaaataaaactaaaaagtcaACAGAACTCCCAAATAACCCAAACTATATTCACAGCAACATCCTTTGAGTTCTGTCAAATCTTCGGGTACCTAAATGACTGTCCCCAGCCAGGTAGGAAACCAAATCACTTTGTGCTCCGAGAAGgaaaaaagggggagggagggaaattctattttaaaataactaaaaaaaaaaaccacccgcACCCAAAGTCGACAGTTGTAGGTTATAACAATCCACAAGTGGTTCTATTCTGACTGTCTATAAAGCTTGATCGCACTGTTGAAAAAGGAACGTCGACAGATTCCGTCGAAAACCACAAACCCAAACCAATCAGAAGCAACAGGGAGGAACAGTCCGAGACCGCTGTGGGTTTATCCAGATACGGAGACTGGACGCGACCGTAAGTGCTTCTGGTGCCGAATACTAACTCGTAGCCCGAGCCCTGGGCCGGGGACGACCCTTGAGGGCGAGTCCGGACGGCCGCTTCTGGACTGTGGCTCCAGAGTCTCCTACCCGCCCGGAGAGGCGAGGAAGCCCCCAACGCTCCCCTCCTTGCCTTCCTCCTCGGTACTACGAAGTGCTGCCCGGGCCGAGTGAGGCCGAGTTCGTAGGGAAAGCAGTTTTTAGAGTCACCTCTTTTCTGGGGTTCTGAGGGGAGGGGTCAGGGAGGGAGGGTTGAACGACTGGATGCGGGTAGCTGCGCCTTCTTATAAAAGTATGTCCAAGGGAGCAGCGCTGCTGTTTAAAGCCAGAGAGGGTTGAACCAAGTCCCAGAGCAACTGCAACCTCTCACTGCCCATGGTTCAGCGCGCGCCTCCGCTGCAGCGGACCCGGGTACTGGAGTCCTCAcctttgccccccacccccggctcacGGCACGGCGCTCCTCCTTGGGACTGAGTTCCCAGGCCGCAGCGCCGGCCGGCCCTGGCTCCTCCCCCCCACGCAGCCTCGGGGCTCCCACCCTCCCGGCTCGCCAGAACGCGCCTGCCCCCAGGCCCGCTCACTTGGCGTCCGAGGTGAGGCGCGGCAGGCTGCCCGCGCCCATGGCCGACACGTGGTGGTGCGGCGGGGGCACCTGGCAcatgctgcaggggcagggcatGCCGCCCCAGTGCTGGAAGCCGCCAGTGCCCCCGCCgctgccgcccccgcccccaagcggggccgccgccgccgccgccgccgccggagaCTTGAGCAGGCCGTGAGGGGGCCGAATGGAGCCGACCGACGACAACCCGGAGCCGGGCAGGGAGGCGCTGGACAccgcggcggcggcagcagcggcggcggcggccgcggcggccgGAGGCAGGATGGGATGGTGCACGGCCGGGTGGTGCGCCGCGTGCGCCGCGGCCGCCGGATGAGCCGTGGCGGCGGGCAGGGGCGCCGAGTGCGCCAGGCCGCCGCAGCCCGACGGGTGGAAGCCGGCGTGGTGGCCTCCGTAGATCTCGCTCACCAGTCGCTTCATCTCCTCCAGCGAGTTGGTGAGCATGAGGATGTAGTTGCGCGCCAGCAGCAGCGTGGCGATCTTGGAGAGCTTGCGCACCGACGGGCCGTGCGCGTACGGCATGACCTCGCGCAGCCCGTCCATGGCGATGTTGAGGTCGTGCATCCGCTTGCGCTCGCGGCTGTTGATCTTGAGGCgcagctgctgcagctcgggctcCGTCATCTGTTTCTTGTCCTTCTTGGTGGACGACGCGGCCGCCGACGACGTGGACGAAGAGGTGCTGGACGAGGATGACTTGaagccaccgccgccgccgccgcccagcTTGTCCCCCGGGTGCGCGCCCGCCGCGCCCATGGCGCCGCGCAGCTCGGCGCTCAGATCCGGCGGGCAGTCGCTCGGCGTGGACGACGACACGGTGCCCCCCGTGAAGCCGCCGCCCCCGCTACCCTTGCTCCGGGCCGGCAGGAAGAGGTCATCGGGCTCCGGCGACGACGGCCTGCTAGACACCAGGCTGGCGTCCGAGTCCATGGCCCCGAGGGATCGTCGCAGCCTTCGCAGGGTCCTCCCCTCCCTGGGTCCTCAGAGCTTCCAGGACGCCTACTgcggagagaggaggagagaaacaCGAAAGAGACGGGAGATCGAAACCGAGATCGAGAGGCGCTGGGGTCAGTGAGAGAGAAAAGCTGCTCCCGCCTGCACCGCAGCGCGGGGTCCAGGCGCTGGTGGCCGTTCTCTTCGGGTCCACCTCCTGTTTCTGGTCTTGGCTTGCAGGTAAGCTTAAGTCACCGCTCTTTCCCCCCCTACCGCCTCCCCGCCGCTCTCATCCACAGGTTGTTTAATCCCGGGAGGATGGAGCTCTCCTCTGGGAAGGTGGCATTCTACGGTTTTTATGCCTTCTGCTAGGaatgaggtcttccctggtgactcagacgggaagatcccctggagaaggcgatggtaacccactccagtattctcgcctggaaaatgccacggacagaggagcttggcaggctacagtccatagggtcgcaatgagtcggacacgactgagcgactaacacaccaaGAAAGTGTCAAGTGAGGGTTTTTCTTTGGGAAGGGTGGAGATCTAAATAGAGAAGTATTTATTTGGTTCCTCAAACGCATCCACCTTATCTCCATCGACACCGCTCAGCAAACACACGCTCACAGACCGGCAGCCAGCGCCCGCCACGGAGCCCAGACTCCATGCGCTGCGCCAGGGGCGGGCCGGGGGCTCGCCCAGCTGACTGGGGCTGGGGCAGAAGACCGCTATTGTGGCCCCGATTTCTCGCTTTGAGGCAAAAGGGGTGGTGCGGTGAGCGTGGGAAGGGCTAGGGCAGCCCAGCCGCTCGGGAGAACTGGCGGGCAGGGAAGGGATCTGGATCCACTTTAGCGGAGCTCCCCGGGGCGCAGCCGAAGTGAggggcctctgtccctggggtgtAGGCTGGAGTTGCTTggggcggggggttggggggcggggcgggcgcacTTACTGCGGATGCGGTTAGAGGAGCTCGGTCCCCAAGACTGTGGCAGAGAACCGGGTCCGGGAGCCGATGTCGCGTCGGTCTATAATGAGCATCCGCACCTTTCCCCGCTCGGAGGGTTTTTATAGCCCGGTggcggcggcgacggcggcggtggccgcggcgggggcggggaacAATGTGCGGGTCTTGGAGGGGCCGCCGCGCCAATGAGCTGGGCTGGCccgtgggggtgggtggggggagtgggaagCTGATGTCATCCGGGCTAATTCCGCTCAATGAAACTCGCCGGGCCGGGCACACGCCTCCTCCCAGCGCTCAGCCAATGGGCGCCCGCGGCAGGGAGAGTCTTACCGGGGGGACTGCAGCATGGACCCCGAGAGAGCGAGTAAGAGGCAAAGCCCGAGGAAGAGGGCGGGCTCGCGGGGGAAATGCAGAGCGCCGCGGCTGGGATCGAGGGAGATAGGGGACACTGtcaaatttctattaaaatgcGGGAACGCAGAgtcaggctggaggaggaggtgcGCGGGTGGAGGGGGGGCGGGTGCTGTGCGCACGAATTAAGCCGGTGCCCAAGGCGTTCGGATCTTGGGTTCGGATCTTCGCAGATAACCCTGGCTACTCGGAAACTGGGCTGGAGTGTCCTCCCTTCCCacacccgtgtgtgtgtgtgttctcgcCACCTGTTCCCACTTCGTGGGTTTCATCAGCACGTGGGCATTTTGAGCCCCAAATATGCACGATAACCAGGGACGAAACTCCTGCTTTATTTGCTCTCGAAGCGCGCCTCTAAGAGGTGGCGGCGGCTGCAGCTCGGCAAGCGGCCAGTAGCGCCCCCAGCTGGGCGCCGGGCCTGGCGAGAAGGAAGGCGGGGAAGGCAAGAGGGGACCCTCTACCGGGACGGGGCTTTTAAAGAAATAACCTTCTTCATAAAGTTGACGATGGCGCAGACACCGGGACGAGGCGTTTGCACTGAGAAACCGCGCTAATGCAGGCGGAGAGTTGAGCCCAGGGTCAGGCATCCTTTCGCAGCATCGGAAACCAGAGGACGGTATTTTCTGCACCATCTTTGTGGCGGTCACCACGCCGTGGCGTAGAGGGGCAAAGCTGGCTTGTCTGCAGAAAGAAGTCTCAATCCGTCTCAATCCTGGGCCAAGACTTAACACCGCGGGCCAGACCGCGGGATCCAACCCGTTGGGGCCGAGATCCATGGCGTTTTACCAATCGCAGCCTGGCTCCCAAACCTGGAAATCCTTGACCTCCGAGGAACTAAATCCGATCTGCAGAAGCGCGCAACTGAAGTGGTTCTGTGGTACCGACGCctccacccattttacagatgggaaaatcgAGAGACTGTGTCTGTAGCAAGCCTacagggaaacaaaacaaaacaaaacaaaaaactcaaccCTTTACTGCGCACCTCTGCCTGAACTGCAGATGGGGGCTCTGGTGGTTACTTTATAGTAGGGGCCCTGTCTCCCTAACCTCAGACATTTTCTCCTAGCTGAATTTCTCACAGCCATACATTTTGAGCACAGAGGTTTGTTTCTTCAAATCCAGGACCCTAGTAGTGCTTTACACTGCAGCCGCAGGGACTCGGCCCCAGCCCTCTCTCCAAGGGGGTGTTATCAGCCTCTTGGTTATCTGCATTATTTGGGACCTTTTAATTTGTATGCACGGTTTAAAACACACAACAACAGACAAACAAATTTGGCTAGTAGTAATTCACCTTCGAGCAGCAAAGTTAGAAATAAACCAACAAAACCTCAGGTTATTGCTCCCAGTTTGGGGGTCCCTTCAGTTTGCTCCAGTCCCTTCTACACCAAAAAGCCAGGCGGGCTCTCCCCCTTGCCCCCAGCTCGTGCCTTCTGGGGCGTTATTTTTCAATCCGCCTGTTTCCCAGCTGGCTCTGCAGCCATCCGTTAAATAGGTATTTAAAACATGAAGAACTGAAGCGTGGAGATGTGCCACCCAACGGTTCCAGAGGATGACCCACAACGGTTCAATTAGGCGAATCTGTCACTTGGAAGAACGCAGGGAGTGGGGATGGGGAGCTGGAGATTGCAGAGCTGGGGTATTTGCGTATCATTCCTTTGGGCATCCCGGGCCACCGGTAATGAGGACATTCGTGGGGGGTGTGCGCTGCGGACCCCAAGCCGGGGCGTGGACCTGTGAGCGCGCCAGTTTGTATCTCACAAACACCAGCAGGCTCAACGAGTGCGCGCCTGGGTCGCAGTCGCTGAGGTTAGTCCAGCCGGTGGCACGTGTCCTGGAGCCCTGGTTCCTTCTTTCGTGGCTTGCCACGTGCGACGGTCCTTGCGCCCGGGTCCGCGCGAGTCCGCGGTTCTTTACATGCTGGCTCCAGAGCCTGGAGTCGGAAGCAGGGGCGAAACTCGAGGGGCCCCTCCTGGCACGGCGCGAGTTTAAAGCCTGGGAAGGCACAGTCCGGAGTCAGGAGAGCTGGCTTATTCGCCAGATTCCCGCGTGGACGCGCGTAAGGATGCTCTGGGCTCCGGTTCCGCGCCACCGACCCGAGGCAGTGGTGGCCGTTCCTGGGCGGTGCAGCGGCGCCTCGCGGTTCTTACTGCGCACTCCCGGAGCTCGGGCTGGCAGGTCAGCGCTGCGGACCCTTTCCCCAACATCCCCATGGAGGATCCCATCCTCCAGTTGCCAGGGAGTTGCTcgggggcggggaggcggggggaAGGTGGGGACGGTCTGTGACCCCAGGGTTTCTTTAGCCCTGGGGCTGGTCGGTTGCCAAACTCTCCCGAGTGTGTCTCCGAGTCCTCCCACGCCCTCCAGGAATAATCAGAAACTAGAGTCCGCCACTGGCGCTTGCTCTCCTGTGGGTCCTAGGGCGTCCCGGCCCTTGTCCAGGTCTTGCGCCTGGAGCCCGGTGTGCGAGTCCTGGGAGTGTCCCTGGCACCGCGGTTCCCAGCCGCGCGTACACAGCCCCTTCCCGCGAAATGGAGCGCTCCTTTGCCGGGGCTAATGGGCCGGGCTCCGGGAGTTCCTGGCTGGCCCAAGCGTCCTGGCGCTGTCGGCCTCCTCCGTCGAAACGGAAGacgtatttttttccccctctcttttgTGTTTTGCTCCCACAAAAGGCCGGGTGCGTGGAGGGGCCGGCCTTTGCTCAGCCGCCTGGCGGCCCGGGAGGCGCTGGTGCCAAACGGGCCAGGGCGGGCTGGCGCGGGGGCTGCAAAGAAGCAGACCTCCCACGGCTTCCCGGGTTCCTCCCGGGCCTTTCTGGCCTGTTCTCGCCTTGCCCATCTCTCCGAGTTCCTGAGCACATTCAGGCAGCGAATCCGCCCGGCTGCCAAGGAGAGCGGCGCCCTTTCGCCAGGCGGACTGGGGCTGGCAGTGGGAGGCCAGGCTCccggaaagaaaagaaaaaagcatttcaGCCATCGCTCCTGGTCCGGAAACCAGAAGGGATGCGCAATGCCAGCGTTTGGCGCCCAAACGTGAGCGATCAGACCGCTTAGAAGGCAGAACTCTGCAAACAAATCCCGTCTTCCTTGCAAGActctgggcatccctggtggctcagagggtaaagaatcccgcctgcagggcaggagacccggctcaacccttggattgggaagagcccctggaggagggcgtggcaacccactccagtattcttgcctggaggatccccatggacagaggagcctggacggctaCATCctcggggtcacagagtcggacacgactgagcaactgagactCAGCTACCACAGTCATCCAAGGTCATCTCTGGTCTcgggccccagcccccagcccaagGCCTGACACATGGAGGGGGCTTGGTAAATACTTGGGAATGCTTCACATGCAGATATGCAGGTGGGCTGGTGTGAAACCAAGCTGGTAACATTCTTGTATAAGGACGGTGCCTATGTATGTTTTCGGTTTACACAGTAAACCAGGAGGTCTGTAATCTGGATTGCTGGGGATATGGGAGCATTTAGAATAACAGGTGGAATGACCAACTgtgaatgtgaaagtcgctcagttgtgtccgactctgcgaccccagggactatacagttcatggaattctccaggccagactactggagtgggtagcctttcccttctccagggggtcttcccaaccctgggatcgaacccaggtctcctgcattgcaggcggattctttagcagttgagccacaagagaaTGACCACTTAGAGGTGacctagaggagcctggtgggctgcagtccatagggttgctaagaatcgggcatgactgagcgacttcactttcacttttcactttcatgcattggagaaggaaatggcaacccactccagtgttcctgcctggagaatcccagggatgggggagcctggtggcctgctgtctatggggttgcacagagttggacacgactgaagcgacttagcagcagcagcagcagcaagctgtgCCTAGTGGGTCTTGGGTAGacttcatctcatttaatctctccCTGACCCTAGGAGGGAGGAGTacttactcccattttacagatggggaaactgaccCTCAGAGGGATGTGGGCATTTGTTCAAGGCCCCCTAAGCAGAGGAGGGCATCCAGGAAGACAGCACGGTGATGGAGACAATGCGGTGCTGGGCACCCATAACTTAGGGATCTGAGGTTGTGGGACCTTGCCTTGTCTGCTCATGGCCTCGGGTTATGGTTCCTAAAATGGGTTTCTAGAAGCTACCTGTGGTCTCTAAGCGTGTGTGTCTGCTGTAAGCTTTGAGGAGGGAGTGGGAAGGTTGGACGATACCTTCCCTTTGTGATTTCTCTCTTCTGCTAATACTGTTTGAGGGACTGTGAGGGTTTGAGAAATGAAGGACCTCTGCCCAGGCCTGGCTCACCCTTGGGTATCAGCTAAAGGCaaacagcaacaaacaaaaaaactgtcaaacaaaaccccaaactaaAAACCCTTTCCTTCCAGTCAGTCCCTACATCTGGGGCACCCCCTCCCCATCAAGTCCGTGACCATCACCTGCTCCTAAGGAGACCTGACATTGACGTCAACACGCCTCCCCAATCTACAGTGGAGTAAAGTTGGAATCTGAACTGAGAGGTGACCTGGAACCAACTTTCACAGGTCTTAGCTTACAAACTGCGATTTCACCCGAGCTCTGCCAGCAGCCCTTCGGCGTTTAGAAGGCACCTtgatcccattttacaa is a window encoding:
- the OLIG2 gene encoding oligodendrocyte transcription factor 2, with amino-acid sequence MDSDASLVSSRPSSPEPDDLFLPARSKGSGGGGFTGGTVSSSTPSDCPPDLSAELRGAMGAAGAHPGDKLGGGGGGGFKSSSSSTSSSTSSAAASSTKKDKKQMTEPELQQLRLKINSRERKRMHDLNIAMDGLREVMPYAHGPSVRKLSKIATLLLARNYILMLTNSLEEMKRLVSEIYGGHHAGFHPSGCGGLAHSAPLPAATAHPAAAAHAAHHPAVHHPILPPAAAAAAAAAAAAAVSSASLPGSGLSSVGSIRPPHGLLKSPAAAAAAAAPLGGGGGSGGGTGGFQHWGGMPCPCSMCQVPPPHHHVSAMGAGSLPRLTSDAK